AGCTTTTGAACTGAGACAGTTTATGCAAAACTCAGAGGAACGTCCAGATGTGATTATCTCATGCTTTGACGGTATGAGTCACAGCATGATAGAGGTGCTCAAAGACTGGGACCTTGACGGTAAGGTATTATTCACCGGACAGGATGCCCAGATTGAATCTGTTCGTGACATTGTTGCCGGTAAGCAACATATGACTATGTACCACCCCTTCAAGGAAATTGGCTACACTGCTGCTGAAGTGGCTGTGGCAATGGCTAAGGGCGAAAAGCTGGATAAGTTTAACATAGTCTATACTGACAACGGCCTTAAGAAAGTGCCTACTATCCAAATCAACTCTATTCCTGTTACCCAAAATGACATTGACAGGATTCTGATTGATGGCGGTGTTTATACAAGAAACGAAGTGTATCAATAAGTCTCTGATAGAAGAGGTGACTTCGCCAGGCTCAGCTACCGGATAACTCAGTCTCTGAGCCTGTCGAAGTATATCATCTTCTCTCAAGCAATACTATGTTCTCGATGTGGTGGGTATGCGGAAACATATCTACAGGCCTTACACGTGTTACGCGATACCTGATGTCTAGCATGTTGAGGTCTCGTGCCTGGGTGGCTGAGTTGCAGCTTACATAGACAATCTTGTCGGGTGCTGCATTCATGATGGTCTCAACTACATCAGCATGCATTCCGGCTCGTGGCGGGTCTGTTATAATCAGATCTGGGTGGCCGAACTCAGTAAAGAGTTCGGGCTTCAGCAGATCCTTCATGTCACCGGCTAGGAATACTGTGTTGTCAATACCGTTGATCCTTGAGTTTTCTCTTGCATCTTCAATTGCCTCGGGTACATATTCTATTCCTATTACCCTCTTTGCACTGTGGGCAACGAAGTTGGCTATTGTTCCAGTACCTGTATAGAGGTCATATACTGTCTCATTACCAGTAAGCCCAGCAAATTCACGTACCAGCTTGTACAGATTCAATGCTTGCTTTGTATTGGTCTGGAAGAAGGACTTGGGACCTATCTTAAACTTAAGGTCCTCCATCTGCTCAAAAATAAAATCACGGCCGGCATAGCAGTGTGCCTCAAGGTCATTAAAGCTATCGTTGGCCTTGGTGTTGATTACATACATCCAGGATGTAACCCGGGGAAACAGCTCTATTAGTCTGTCGAAAATCTTTTTTCTCAGTTCGGCATCATCTTCGGCAAAGACAATAACTACCATGGTCTCACCTGAAACTGCAGTGCGTATCATCATAGTACGCAGAACTCCTGTCCTGTTTCTCAGATCGTAAAAGGGGATGTTGTTAGCAAGAGCAAACTCACGCAGGGCAAGCCTGATTGCATTTGACGGTTCTGGCTGAAGGTGGCATTCTTTGATATCCACTACCTTGTCAAAACGTGTAGGTATGTGAAAACCTAGTCCGCTTCGTTCGGTAATCTCCTCACCTGAAGCCATTTCCTCTGGACTTAACCACCTGCTGGATGAAAAGGTAAATTCAAGTTTGTTGCGGTAATGCCTTTCATCGGGAGAGGCCAACACAGGCTCAAGTTCAGGAAGTTCCACCTTGCCAATGCGCTTAAGGTTGTTGTAAACCTCACGCTGCTTGTATTTAAGCTGCTCGCTATAGGGTATGGATTGCCATTTGCAACCGCCGCATACTCCAAAATGCTCACAGAATGGCTTTACCCGTATATCTGAATAGTGGTGAAATCTCAGCGGTATCCCCTCCATGAAGCTGTGGCGCTTGCGGGTTACCCGAACGTCAACGATGTCACCAGGTACTGTATTTGTAACGAAAACAACTTTGTCATTAAAACGGCCGAGCGATTTTCCTTCTGCAGCCATGTCGGTCACCTCAAAACGCTCAAGTATAGGTTTGCTTTTAGCAGATCTTCCCACTTTTTGTTCCTTTAAATTTCGCCGCAAAGGTAGGAATTTATTATCTGAAATCTATACTGGGATTATTCCTGTTACCATGTCTTCCAAAGATTAAATTGAGACCGGCTCTGACATTCAATTGCTTCTGATATGGAAACATTACAAATTCACTGTCATCCATTATCACATTTGAGTAACGTACAGGGGCATAATCAGCAACAGCGTATATCTGCAAAGGGCCCAATAGCACAGACAGTGCGGTTCCCAGCCCATTGGCTCCATTGAAACAGTAGCTGTAGTTTACATTTACCGAGACAAAGGAATATGGCTTGTAGTTGGCCGAAATATTCAGGTCTTCCCTGAAATTGTTCTTCTGCAACATGCTCCTCGAAATAAATCCAAAAGACATGTAGTGGTTGAGATGATACTCAGCCCCCAACCAGATACCAGGAACAAGTGAGGTACTGAACTTCCCGTGTCCTGTGCTGTAATTAATAATAGATTTAAGAGAATCACCTATTGCTTCAAGTGCATCATCAAGATCGTCTTTGTTGGATCCGTCAAGCTCCAGTCCTTCAAAACTGTAGTTACCCTTAAAGCTTAGCGAATTTAGATCGCTCTTCCAACTTATAAATCCAAGGTTGTTGACTGCAGCCGAGAAGTGCCATTTGTCATTGAACTTGTACACGGCACCAAGGTCTATTGCGAAACCTGGATTTCTGAAACCAGTCAGGTAAGCTCTCATCTCACTATCTTCAAGTTCACGCCCTTCAATATCTTCAGGAAACTCACCTGGCACTCCTTCTGTAATCTCAACAGGTGCTGACACACGAATGCTTCCGTCAACCAGCACTTCATACTTCTCTCTTGAGGTGCGCAATTCCAGTCTGTTGATATCGGTCATGCCGGCGACCATACCAAACAAAGGTTTGACATTAATACCAACGTTGAGCTTGTCATTCCACTCGCGGGCATAGCCAATATTAATCTCCTTATACAACTGGGTCTTCATCCGGAGGGTGGAAAAGTCAAAAACAGAGCCGTCGGCAAAGCCTTTCTCGGTTACCTTGAAAAGGTCACGAGGCAATCCGGCATTCAGATCTCCCTTTATTGAATACGATATTGAAAAATAGTCACGACCCCTCCTGAATCCAAAGCCCAATATATCAACAGTGGTCTGTTCATTTACATTAAAAACCTTACCGGTAGCACGATACAGCTTATCGTAATCAAAGCGCCTGCTCAAAGGTGATACCCACTCACCGCCCTTGTCCTGGAAAATATTTGAAAATGACAAATCACTACCCACCATCAGTTCGATACCCGGCAAGGTATAGAAACCGTTGGCCCTTGGCATCATTGCAGGGTTAATCTGCCTTACCTGTGGTATGGTCTCCATAAAATAGGTACTCATAGGCGACTGCCCGGTTAGGGCCGGGCAGACCATCAACATCAATAGTGCTACGCTCCTGAGCACTGTATATCTTCTTTTTCCTGACATCATTACCAATTTTTACCGATTAGTTGGGTATAGTACCCTTAGCACTGAGTGAGATCTTAGCCCTCAGACTGCCCTTATTTGTGATCTCAACACTCTCACCATTCTTGCCTGTCATCACCTCGTAGTGCAATATCAATTGCTTTGCCTCACGTTGCCTGAATGCCTCTATCTGGTCCTCTGTAAGGTCCACCTTAAATGATGAAGCCTCAGGTCTTGCAGCTGTTCCTGCTATAATAATGGAAGTTCCCTCATCCAACACGTAATCAATTAAGTCACCGTTTCCGTCAATCACATAGGCACTTGCCGAAATGCTGAGCGGAAGTCCGTTTTCAAAATCAAAGTAGACTGAGGCCAGTTCAATGCTTTCTACTTCATTTTCTGAACCTTCTATCATATCGTTGAAGTCGAACTCTATCGTGTCTCTCCTTTCATAGCCTGCAGCCGAAAGGGTAAATGGAATCTTTGCAACCAAAGCTGCTACAAGATCCTGGCCAGCCAACTTGTAGTTGAGAGGCTCAGACTCAGGGTCTGAGCCGGCATCAGGATTGCTTCTTGAGAAGATGTCAAGCTTCATCGAACGAGGGAAGCCGTTTGCTATATCCAGCACGTTGGAATCAGATTTATCATCTATTACCACTTCAGCAAAGCCGGGTTCACCACCCACTGATGCGGGCACATTGTCAATAACCAGTGTACTGCTGCCATCCACGGTCAGGTATTCATATGGATCTTCGTCGTCATCTTTATAAAACCTCATGTTTCTGGTCTCTACATAAAATGGTGTTCCAATGCTGTTGTGAAGCTGGATGCTGATTGAAATCCTATCTACCCTGACCCTGTCCTTGAGGTCGTCTATCTCGTCGAAGAGTTCGAAATCGAGTTCAACATCTGTCTTGGTGGTCTCCTGAGTACCGAAGTATCCGTATGCGGCTTCAGCCTCCATATCAGACAGGCTAAAGTAAACAGTGAGATCACCACCGTAGGATAATCCTTCCAATGCAACCCGGGTATTAACCCTGAGACTACTTAGGTATGGTGCCTCATCATTGCTTTCCAAATTGAGGTGCATTCCTTCGAGTGGCAGGCTGAACTCTTCGGGACTTACCATTCCGTTGCCATACACTGTAAAGGTTATGCTTACAGGTTCTCCTCCGCTTGCCATGCCCGGACAATCTACTGTCACCGTGCCGCTTAGCCCATAGGGTGACGCTATTGCAATTCTCAGCACTCCGGCAGTCAGATCCAGACTGTCGTACCGTACATCATTCCTGTGACTTAGAATTGCCCTGTCGGAAAACTCAAAGCTTCCATCGTCGCCTGAACCTGTATTGAATGGAGGAATGTAATGATTCCATGTACTGTTTACGTCATTGAGGGTAACCAGATCATCCCATTCTATCTCAACATCCTGACGAGTCTGGTAGTAAAGCAGTCCATCCTCGTCTGAAAAGATACCGTCTCCCTCCAGATCTTCGAGGAAATCCTGTAATGTATAACTGGCTGAGATAAACGGTCCGGTAATTGAAATGGAACGCATATCATCGTCCGGATCGTTGACTATTATATCATCTCCCTTGCAGGAATACAGCACTGTCATCGCGATTAATGATAGCCCTATAAAATCCCTGAATCTTATATTTCTTTTATTGCTCATACCTGTCTCTTTAATCTCACCTGCCGGAAGGCAGGTGATTGCTTTTTATTTTGATATAGAACTAAGACTTAGATTCAACTCACCACTTTCTTATCTGCTTAGATGTCCTGTCAATCAGGCACTGCCAGTTCGGTTATGACCCTGTAGATATCCATTCCCCCAAAACCTTCTGGACGGTTGCTTGACATCAGGAATGAAAGGGTGTCAGATGAAGGATAGTAAAACACATCGTGATATTCGGAATTAATTGGTTCACCCAGGTTTTCCGGGCGACTCCATTGTCCGTTAGCATCCTTTATGCTTTTGAATAGATCATAGCCTCCCATACCGATATGACCATCTGAAGCAAAATACAGGGTATTACCATCAGGGGTGACATAGACTGAGACTTCATCATTTGCTGTATTGACTACCGGACCAAGATTAATGGCCTTACCAAAGCGGGATTTGCCCTTGCGTGGTGCATACCATATATCAAAACCGCCCTGTCCGGCATGATGATTACTGATAAAATAAGCATCTCCGTTGGCTGTTAATGAAATCTGTGTTTCCCTGTATATCTTCTTGTCAACTCCTCCTGAAGGGGTATAGACATGACGTAATCCCTTCTTAGCATGATTTTCATATGCTACTAACCGACCACCACGTTTCTTTCCTACATACAAGAATAGTTGTCCCTTACCAGGGTCATAGCCGGCCACGGCTGTATGTTTCTTTGCTGATCCAAGTCCTTTGACAGGAGCTGCTACTGATGCAATACTATCAGTCAGCTCAGCTTTGAGTACCTGTTCTTTAAGCTTTTCAGCTTGCTTGGTACTACCTGCCTTGCCAGGTTGTCTGGAAGTAAAGTACAATGCTCCTGCCTGAGTTACTTCTACCGCTGAATAATCGTCATACATACTGTTGATTTCTGAGCCGAGGTTTACAACCCTAAAGGATTGAGATGTATTGGAAGTGTAGTCTGTTCCAATGGCGTCGTCAGGCTCCTGAGCATAAATGGTACCTGCTGTCAAAAACAACGCAAATACTATGGGATGTCCTATCTTTTTCATCTAAATTATGTAACTGATTACCTGTTACAACGCATCTCAATGCTTATTGTTACTCTACACACAAAAAAAAAATGGGGATTTTGACAAACGTATATTCCCATACCTTAAACAGCTCTATAGTTTACACTTTTTGACTTCGTGATCAGATGTAAATAAAATGTTATAAATAGTTAACAGACCCTACTGCATTGATTTTCAATGGGTATCTAAAAAATAAAACTTTCCGACTTTAAGGGTAGATTCTTCGGTCCGGAACAAAGTGATGGATTTTTTTATACTTTTGGATTTGTCATGGTAGGAAGTGAGAACGGGAAATGTTGTTTGACCCTGTACCATTGGTACTCTATAGTTCTGACAGCCCAATATCCCCTTAATGAATCAATTAAAATTAGTCAGCCCAGACAGAATGCTAGATGTCGATAATCGATTGCACATCACAAATGATGTGAACCATGCGATGGTCGAGTTTGGCTTTATAGTAAAAGGAAATTTCTTAAAGTGGCTTATTCTGGGAAGTGATGGTACCGAAAAAGGTATCAATCGACTATTTATTGAGATCTGTGCTGCTCTGGCGCGCCATGGAAAGATGCCTGATGATCTCAGACTTCAGCTTAACAAGAATATTGAAAAATATCTGTACGACCTGCCAATCAGACGTCGTCTTGCTCTGGCATTCATACTCTTCAACAGTGAAGATTTCAGACGTTCCATCGCAGAGATCAACGAACACCTGGATCTAAGTCCGGGTGAATTAAAGACCCTGCTCGGCAAACATATCGAGCGTGAAATTTATGTCGGTGGAAGCTATGATCTTGAAATCAAAATAAGGGACTACCTGGCAAGTGAGATTGTCAAGTTTGCTTCAGAGTTCAGCTTTATCTCAGGCTGCATTAAAAGGGAGCGGGTAATGGAATTGCTCGACATTTACAGCCGTTCCAGCCTTGCTATGCTTGGTTTTGACGAATAAAAGCTTCTATCTTATCAACCTTAGAGTACCACTCTTTTCAAGTACTTCATCAGCCTCAGTTCTAACCCTTACTATAAAAGTATAGGTCTCAACAGGCTGGGGTACTCCATCATATACTCCGTCCCATCCCTCTTTAATGTCAGTAGACTCATATACCACCTGTCCAAATCGGTTGAATATCCTGAACATTACCAGTTCCCTGAGTCCCCATCCCTTCACAAAGACCTTGTCATTGATTCCGTCGCCATTAGGTGTAAAGGCCAGCGGAACATCAACAGAGTACTTCTTCTCAACTGTCAGATTGAAAGGATAACTTAGTGTGAAGCATTCATTGACATCGGTCACCGCTACAGAATAAGCTGTAGTTTCCATTGCCTTAAATACAGGATCGGGACATGTACTACAGGAGATATTATCTGTCGGACTCCACTGGTACTTTCCAATTTCAGGGTCACTCAGATCCATATACAACTCCTCTCCTATTATCAAGGTGGTATCACTTAACCAGACAACAGGATGTTGCTGAACGAGGACTACGACCTTGGCGGAATCGACACAACTGTTGTGATCGGTTACTGTGACAGTATAGTCAGTGTCGAAAACAGGCCTTGCAACAGTCGTGGCAGCTGCCGCATTATCCAGAGATAAGGCGGGGCTCCACAGGTATTCTATTCCACCGTCAGCTCTCAGTACCAACTGATCACCAAGGCAGATTAAGGTGTCGGGACTTGTATCTATTTCCGGTAAGGGGAATACCGTGACTGCGGCCTTTGCACTGTCAACACAACCCAGTGGTGTATAATGCGCAAACAAAGTGAGTGTGTATGAGCCGGCCTGATTGTATGTCAACTGCGGCAGTGCTTCCAGGGAACTGCCTCCATTACCTTGCAGCCAGGTATAGCTGTCTGCATTCAGGGTGTTGTTGATTAAGGGCGGGGTGAAAGGTACGCAACCACTGTCAATACCTCCATCAAAGGCAAAGGTTGCCTGAAGATCGTGAACTACAACATTTCCGACGATGGCCTTATTACATGTATTCTTATCGTCTGACCGCAGGAATAACACCGGTTTGTATACATCTGAACGGGTGTAGGTATGTGCGGTCTCTGTGGTACCCGCATCAGAGTAACCATCACCAAAGCTCCAGCTTATATCATGCACGTTTTGCAGTTTGATTGCCCTAAACACCACCTCTTGTCCGCGACACACTGCATCGGCAACGTCTATCTCAGCATAGGGTCCGCCCACATGGACATACTCCTTTTTGACTATGGTATCGGCACAGCCATTGCTAGTCCTGCTAATTAGTGTCACATCATGTAAACCGGGTCTGTTGTATATAAAGAAAGGATTCTGCACTTCTGATCTATTTTCATTCTCACCAAAGACCCAGGTCCATGAACCGGGATTGGGAGTTTGGGACAGATCCTGAAACTGCACCACCAACGGGTAACAGTTGGACTCTGTTATATCGGCCGTAAAGTCGGCTACCGGAGGTTCCTGTACGCTGAAGAAGTTTTCTACAAAAGCTGTTTCCTCACAACCGTGGTCATCTTTAATAAACAGGCTGAGCGAATACAAACCGGCATTTGCAAAATTTATTGTTGGAACAGAATCCGTAAAGCTGCGACCATCACTTAATTCCCATAGATATTGAACTATCCTGCTTTCAGAATTATCGCGAACACTTATTGTATCCCCAATGCAAAGTCCGGTTTTTGACGCTACAAATGACGCATCAGGTCTGATAACTCTTACTGCATTCTTTTTTAATACAGTATTACTACAGCCATAGCTGTCGGTAACCTTGAGAGATACGTCGAAGGTCTGGTAAGTAGTGTAGTCGTGTGATGGGTTCTGGGTTGTAGCAGTAGCTCCGTCGCCAAAGTTCCACGACCATGAAGTCAGAGGGGCTTCAGATTTGCTCTGATCAGTAAAACTGAAGGTAACAGGCATACAGCCAAGTTCGTAATTGACTGAGAAGTCCGGTTCAGGTTGGAACACATTAATTGTTCTGCTCAGAGTATCACGGCATCCGTTGGCATCCTGTACAACAAGTGATACCTTATTGAGTCCGGGGGTTTCAAATCTGTGAACGAGGTCACCCATTGTTCCCTCTGTCTTTCCTTCGGTTTCAAACAACCACAAATACCTCACGGTCTGATTGTCAACAGAGAAAGGTGAATTGTCAACCGATGATGCACCACTCAGGGTCAGTGTCTCTCCATGACACAGGTAGGCTGCATTTAGGCTGAAGTCAGCATTAAGTTGTCGGGCATAGACTTCCTTTACGACGGAAAACTGACAGCCTGTATTATTATTGAATGCAGTAAAGCGCACTACATAGGTACCGGAACTAGTATAGCGATGCGAAGGGGTAAGAGTATTTGTCACCAGCGGACTACCATCGCCAAAGTCCCACTGGTATGAGCTTGCTTCTTCTACTGTTGCTGTGAAGTTATAAAGCATCGGGTCGTTACAGTCGGACTTACCCTCCATGGTAGCAAGGGGTCCAAGTATCCTGAGAAGGTTGTTCTTGGTCACCTTGGTTGGACAGCCATTATTAAAAATGGTTAGTGATACGTTCATCACCCCTGTCTTCGCGTAGTTGTGGAAAGGCACAGGAAACGGAGGCTTAGTTTCGTCACCATAGTCCCAAACCTCACTTGTTCTCAAGGCCGGCTCAGGTGAGGTAATCTCAAACATAACGGTCTCAGAGGCACAACGCTCATAGTTGCCAACCCTGTTGAAGTCCACATTGACCTTATCCCCAGCATTTATATACTCCACATTAGTATGTTCGCAACCCTTCTCGGTAATAACTCTCAGCACCACCGGAACCTTTGCGGCTTCAACCACATTGACATTAATGCTGCTACCCTCCTGCCATGGGCCACCGTTAACACTCCACATTCTTGAGACTATTGCATCCTCAGTAGTATTATAAGTCGATTTGTCACTGAAGGTGATATTCATTGGGACGCATCCTGACAACTGAGCAGCAGATCCTGCAGGAGTCATTGCCACCTTGGGCATGTTGATGGTGACAGCATTCTGCTTGACATAGGTATCCGAACAGCCACTAGAGCTGTAAACTACAAGGGTATCTGAAAA
The genomic region above belongs to Xiashengella succiniciproducens and contains:
- the rlmD gene encoding 23S rRNA (uracil(1939)-C(5))-methyltransferase RlmD; protein product: MGRSAKSKPILERFEVTDMAAEGKSLGRFNDKVVFVTNTVPGDIVDVRVTRKRHSFMEGIPLRFHHYSDIRVKPFCEHFGVCGGCKWQSIPYSEQLKYKQREVYNNLKRIGKVELPELEPVLASPDERHYRNKLEFTFSSSRWLSPEEMASGEEITERSGLGFHIPTRFDKVVDIKECHLQPEPSNAIRLALREFALANNIPFYDLRNRTGVLRTMMIRTAVSGETMVVIVFAEDDAELRKKIFDRLIELFPRVTSWMYVINTKANDSFNDLEAHCYAGRDFIFEQMEDLKFKIGPKSFFQTNTKQALNLYKLVREFAGLTGNETVYDLYTGTGTIANFVAHSAKRVIGIEYVPEAIEDARENSRINGIDNTVFLAGDMKDLLKPELFTEFGHPDLIITDPPRAGMHADVVETIMNAAPDKIVYVSCNSATQARDLNMLDIRYRVTRVRPVDMFPHTHHIENIVLLERR
- a CDS encoding DUF5723 family protein, translated to MMSGKRRYTVLRSVALLMLMVCPALTGQSPMSTYFMETIPQVRQINPAMMPRANGFYTLPGIELMVGSDLSFSNIFQDKGGEWVSPLSRRFDYDKLYRATGKVFNVNEQTTVDILGFGFRRGRDYFSISYSIKGDLNAGLPRDLFKVTEKGFADGSVFDFSTLRMKTQLYKEINIGYAREWNDKLNVGINVKPLFGMVAGMTDINRLELRTSREKYEVLVDGSIRVSAPVEITEGVPGEFPEDIEGRELEDSEMRAYLTGFRNPGFAIDLGAVYKFNDKWHFSAAVNNLGFISWKSDLNSLSFKGNYSFEGLELDGSNKDDLDDALEAIGDSLKSIINYSTGHGKFSTSLVPGIWLGAEYHLNHYMSFGFISRSMLQKNNFREDLNISANYKPYSFVSVNVNYSYCFNGANGLGTALSVLLGPLQIYAVADYAPVRYSNVIMDDSEFVMFPYQKQLNVRAGLNLIFGRHGNRNNPSIDFR
- a CDS encoding PKD domain-containing protein — encoded protein: MEKEVALNWTTSSHLYEAVGNYSVTLTVTDDIGCQASVTRANLIQVTKTRASFTTPKTVICPGENIRFTNTSTSADTYRWRFGDGTTSTAVSPQKNFRDPGEYEVWLIAGNGTCTDSVRQVITVEHVEALFDVGEDFYCELPAVVKYINQSVGADFYEWRFGSGTVSTQASPVQTIGEGFPFSDGNVVFSDTLVVYSSSGCSDTYVKQNAVTINMPKVAMTPAGSAAQLSGCVPMNITFSDKSTYNTTEDAIVSRMWSVNGGPWQEGSSINVNVVEAAKVPVVLRVITEKGCEHTNVEYINAGDKVNVDFNRVGNYERCASETVMFEITSPEPALRTSEVWDYGDETKPPFPVPFHNYAKTGVMNVSLTIFNNGCPTKVTKNNLLRILGPLATMEGKSDCNDPMLYNFTATVEEASSYQWDFGDGSPLVTNTLTPSHRYTSSGTYVVRFTAFNNNTGCQFSVVKEVYARQLNADFSLNAAYLCHGETLTLSGASSVDNSPFSVDNQTVRYLWLFETEGKTEGTMGDLVHRFETPGLNKVSLVVQDANGCRDTLSRTINVFQPEPDFSVNYELGCMPVTFSFTDQSKSEAPLTSWSWNFGDGATATTQNPSHDYTTYQTFDVSLKVTDSYGCSNTVLKKNAVRVIRPDASFVASKTGLCIGDTISVRDNSESRIVQYLWELSDGRSFTDSVPTINFANAGLYSLSLFIKDDHGCEETAFVENFFSVQEPPVADFTADITESNCYPLVVQFQDLSQTPNPGSWTWVFGENENRSEVQNPFFIYNRPGLHDVTLISRTSNGCADTIVKKEYVHVGGPYAEIDVADAVCRGQEVVFRAIKLQNVHDISWSFGDGYSDAGTTETAHTYTRSDVYKPVLFLRSDDKNTCNKAIVGNVVVHDLQATFAFDGGIDSGCVPFTPPLINNTLNADSYTWLQGNGGSSLEALPQLTYNQAGSYTLTLFAHYTPLGCVDSAKAAVTVFPLPEIDTSPDTLICLGDQLVLRADGGIEYLWSPALSLDNAAAATTVARPVFDTDYTVTVTDHNSCVDSAKVVVLVQQHPVVWLSDTTLIIGEELYMDLSDPEIGKYQWSPTDNISCSTCPDPVFKAMETTAYSVAVTDVNECFTLSYPFNLTVEKKYSVDVPLAFTPNGDGINDKVFVKGWGLRELVMFRIFNRFGQVVYESTDIKEGWDGVYDGVPQPVETYTFIVRVRTEADEVLEKSGTLRLIR